Proteins encoded by one window of Sciurus carolinensis chromosome 12, mSciCar1.2, whole genome shotgun sequence:
- the LOC124962422 gene encoding isopentenyl-diphosphate Delta-isomerase 1 isoform X1 codes for MWRGRALVQVVGRAARGWDQGALRAALRAQKGSAPRSVRFSGLSVLGQIRHFVTMPEINTSHLDEKQVQLLAEMCILIDENDNKIGADTKKNCHLNENIEKGLLHRAFSVFLFNTENKLLIQQRSDAKITFPGCFTNTCCSHPLSNPGELEENDAIGVRRAAQRRLKAELGIPLEEVPPEEMNYLTRIHYKAQSDGIWGEHEIDYILFVQKNVTLNPDPNEIKSYFYASKEELKELMKKAASGEIKVTPWFQIIVDTFLFKWWDNLNHLNQFVDHEKIHRL; via the exons ATGTGGCGTGGGAGGGCGCTGGTGCAAGTGGTTGGGCGCGCAGCGCGGGGGTGGGATCAGGGGGCGTTACGTGCTGCTCTCCGCGCTCAAAAGGGGAGCGCTCCCCGGTCTGTTCGCTTTTCAGGCCTGAG TGTTTTGGGACAGATCAGACATTTTGTAACAATGCCTGAAATAAATACCAGTCATCTAGATGAGAAACAGGTCCAGCTCCTTGCGGAGATGTGTATTCTTATTgatgaaaatgacaataaaattggGGCCGACACCAAGAAGAACTGCCACTTGAATgaaaacattgagaaag gATTATTACATCGAGCTTTTAGTGTCTTCTTATTTAACACTGAAAATAAGCTTCTGATACAGCAGAGATCAGATGCTAAAATTACCTTTCCAG GTTGTTTTACCAACACTTGTTGCAGTCATCCATTAAGTAATCCAGGCGAGCTTGAAGAAAACGATGCCATTGGTGTAAGGCGAGCAGCGCAGAGGCGTTTAAAAGCCGAATTAGGAATCCCTTTAGAAGAG GTTCCTCCAGAAGAAATGAATTATCTAACACGAATTCACTATAAGGCACAATCTGATGGTATCTGGGGTGAACATGaaattgattatattttgtttgtgCAGAAGAATGTAACTTTGAATCCAGATCCCAAtgaaattaaaagctatttttatGCGTCCAAGGAAGAACTAAAAGAACTTATGAAAAAAGCAGCCAGCGGTGAAATTAAGGTTACTCCATGGTTTCAAATTATTGTGGACACTTTTCTCTTTAAATGGTGGGATAACCTGAATCATTTGAATCAGTTCGTTGACCATGAGAAAATACATAGACTGTGA
- the LOC124962422 gene encoding isopentenyl-diphosphate Delta-isomerase 1 isoform X2, which produces MPEINTSHLDEKQVQLLAEMCILIDENDNKIGADTKKNCHLNENIEKGLLHRAFSVFLFNTENKLLIQQRSDAKITFPGCFTNTCCSHPLSNPGELEENDAIGVRRAAQRRLKAELGIPLEEVPPEEMNYLTRIHYKAQSDGIWGEHEIDYILFVQKNVTLNPDPNEIKSYFYASKEELKELMKKAASGEIKVTPWFQIIVDTFLFKWWDNLNHLNQFVDHEKIHRL; this is translated from the exons ATGCCTGAAATAAATACCAGTCATCTAGATGAGAAACAGGTCCAGCTCCTTGCGGAGATGTGTATTCTTATTgatgaaaatgacaataaaattggGGCCGACACCAAGAAGAACTGCCACTTGAATgaaaacattgagaaag gATTATTACATCGAGCTTTTAGTGTCTTCTTATTTAACACTGAAAATAAGCTTCTGATACAGCAGAGATCAGATGCTAAAATTACCTTTCCAG GTTGTTTTACCAACACTTGTTGCAGTCATCCATTAAGTAATCCAGGCGAGCTTGAAGAAAACGATGCCATTGGTGTAAGGCGAGCAGCGCAGAGGCGTTTAAAAGCCGAATTAGGAATCCCTTTAGAAGAG GTTCCTCCAGAAGAAATGAATTATCTAACACGAATTCACTATAAGGCACAATCTGATGGTATCTGGGGTGAACATGaaattgattatattttgtttgtgCAGAAGAATGTAACTTTGAATCCAGATCCCAAtgaaattaaaagctatttttatGCGTCCAAGGAAGAACTAAAAGAACTTATGAAAAAAGCAGCCAGCGGTGAAATTAAGGTTACTCCATGGTTTCAAATTATTGTGGACACTTTTCTCTTTAAATGGTGGGATAACCTGAATCATTTGAATCAGTTCGTTGACCATGAGAAAATACATAGACTGTGA